From the genome of Haloarcula taiwanensis:
GTCGTCAGCCACGAGATGGACTTCGCCCGGTCGGCCGCATCTGACATCGTGTTCCTCGACGACGGTGAAATCGTCGAACACGGCCCGCCGGAGCAACTGTTCCGGAACCCCACAGCGGACCGAACCGAACAGTTCCTGAGCAGATTGCACGCACACGAGGCGACGCCATGAGCACGGCCGAATCGACGACATCACCGAACCCGGGACTCCGTGACCGCGTCGGCACAGTGTTCACTATCCGCCCACTTACCGTGGGTCTAGCGCTGTTCTGGGTCTGGGTTCTCGCTCGCTGGACCACCGATTTCGTCCTCGCAGGGCTACTCGGGCTCGACCGCGGCACACCGTTCATCCCGGCAGCTCCGTTTCTGACAACAGCGGACACTATCAGCTCGCTCGCCGCGTCACTCGGTGCGGCCGGAGCGCCACTCGCGTGGGTCGCTGACACGCTCCGGTTCGCCGCCGACGCGACGGCGTACCTGCCGGCGCTGGCCCAGGGCATCTGGACGACGGTTCTACTCACGGTCTTCAGCGTCTGTCTCGGATTCACGCTGGCGCTTCCGCTTAGCGTCGTTCGCGTGTACGGTGGACGGTGGGCTCGCTGGCTCGCGCTGTCGTACACTGAACTCATCCGCGGGACGCCGCTGCTCGCCCAGTTGTTCGTGCTTTACTTCGCGACCTCACTCACGCAGGTTCTCAGAGGTGTCCCGGGGGTTGGTGTCGGCTTCGTTCCGGCGCAGGCGTTCTGGGTGGCCGTGATCAGTTTCACGCTGAACAGCGCTGCCTACCAGTCCGAATACCTGCGTGCGTCGCTGGAATCAGTCGACGGCGGTCAGTTGACTGCCGCACGCGCCATCGGACTCTCAAAGCTCGAGGGAATACGGTACGTCGTTGTTCCCCAGGGCCTTCGGCTCGCGCTGCCCAGTTGGACGAACGAACTCGTGTATCTCATTAAGTACTCCTCACTGGCGAGTTTCATCACTGTACAGGAGCTGTACGGCAGAACAAGTACTATCGCGAACGAAACGTACCAGTATACGGAACTCTTCGTGCTGGTGGCGATACTGTACTTGGCCCTTGTCGTGTCGGCATCGGCATTGATGGACCGCGTCGAATCGCACACTGCAACCGCCGGTGTCGGACACACGAGATAATGATTACCCTCTTGGGGCCTCCGATCAACTATTATAACACATCCTATGAGTCACGCTGATAGCGCCGGAGCACGGCTCACACTCGACCTGTGGCACCCGAACTGCTGGGCTATCGAGGCGACCGACCGCACGGACGGCGGCATTCTGGCGCACACGGTCCAACAGACCGTTCAGTCGTCGACAGTATCGGTCAACGGTGTGTTTACAGTGTATGGAGCTACGAAGTCGGCTGTCGAAGACTGCCTCGACGCAGTCCGTGCCTCACCCCACGCCGGAGAGATACAGGAACTCCAAGCACGGATCGGACACAAGCGCGATGCACCCGGCACCGTCGTCAGACAGTTTCTGCTAGAGTACGATCCAGACGAACTAGTCTGCCCGACGCTCCTTGAACACGGGTTCGTCCACAGTGCGCCTGTTCGTATCGAAGACGGTCGCGAACGCTGGCAAGTGAGTTTCACCGGCGAGCGGCCCGAAATTCAGTCAGCACTCGATGCCGTCGAAGCTGACGCCGACGCTGACGTGTCGGTCGAATCCATTGTCACGCCTGACAGCGATTCTGACCGGTCGGTGGGTAGGCTACGAACTGACTCGCTGACGCCGGCGCAGCGACGAGCCTTCGAAGCGGCCCGCGAAGCGGGCTACTATCAGTGGCCGCGCGGGATCTCGGTTCGCGAACTCGCCGCACAGATGGATATCTCGAAGACGACGCTCCTCGAGCACCTCCGAACTGCCGAGTCGAAACTTCTGGATCCCGAGTAGCCCTATCAGTGGCGCTTTCTTCGGATGGATTTTCCTGAGACGGCTGTAGTCATGGCACCTGCAGTTTCTTGCGGGGCAGCTCGTACGAGCCCGTGATAGCCTGGCTCGCTTGAGACAACTGAAATCGTCCGCTGAGCCAGTGCAGTTGCCAGGCAGTATCTGCTTAATTCGATATAGCGGTATGTGATTTACAAGTCCAGCACCCACCATCTTGGCTACGGCTAAAGCATGATAGAAATAACAAATCAGTCACAGCAGCGAGTAGATTTCAGCCTCGTACACATCCCTGACCCGAGTCCCCCATTCGTGGGTGTACGTGTCGATGACATCCTGTGCCACGTCGCCTCTGAGGTACTTGACGACACCGCGGTCGCCAGTCCGATCCCGGAGATGTGTCGTGAAGAAGTGTCGAAAGTAGTGCGGTGTCACGTTTTCTTCGGCCCCCCCACCGTCCGTGTACCACCCGAACTCGCGAGCGTGGGATTCGACGATGTGGTGTACCATGTTCGGCGTGAGTCGCTCTCCCCAGCTGTCGCTTGTGGACACAAACAGCGGCGCTGCGGGGGACTGCGTGTCCGGTCGAATCGCGAGCCAGCGTCGCAACACTGCGCCTAGCTCTGCGTCGACTGGAATCGTTGTCTCGCGCTTGCGCTTGTTGGATGCGGTCCGCTCTTCGCCGTTACTAGCCTCACCACGAGTCGGGTCTGCCGCGATGAACAATGAGTCCGGACGCCCATCAAGCCCCGGTCGGACCGGAATATCTGGTCTGGGGCCGGGGGTGTCGAGGTTGAGGTCCCGGATGTCGAGGTTACACAGTTCGCCGGCCCGCATTCCCGTTTTCAACAGTGTCACTGTGATAGCTCGCTCAAGTGGGTGTGAAATGCTATCAACGAACGCACGCATCGATTGGAGGTCTACCTCCCGACGGGTCGGGTCGGTGTTGATCGATTCGTCCATCTCCTCCATGACTAACGTCATCGGGTTCGAATCGAAGACGCCGACCTGAGTCATGTACGCAAAAAACCGGTGCAGATAGGATGCATACGTTGCGACAGTGCTTTCCTCGGCATCTCCACGGATACTGTGGACGTATGCCATACAGTCGCGGTGGGAAGCCTCCTGAACAGGAAGGGGCTGGCTGCTATCCGACAGATAGGACTCGAAGTCTCGCAGGACGCGCTCATAGGAGGCACGAGTCCGGTCGCTCTTTCCGTGGTACCTGATGTCATCGAGGAAATAGCCGATCGGGTCCGATTCGGCGTCTGGTGTGGCTGTATCCGTGCTCATTCGTCTCGAACGTACCCTCCATGTCGCCCGCTGTACTGCACTTCGTTGTTGGACTGCAGTTCCTGCAGCGTGTCTTCGAGTCGTTCCTCGATATCGTCGGTCAACTCGGCGAGCAGGTCATCCCACTCGTAATACTCCCCGTCAGCCAGGATGTCTCGCACCCGGTCTTTCAGCCCGTCACCCCCGGGGGTAGCGCCCGGAGAACGGGGCTTCTCGCTATCGCTCTCTATGGCGTCCGATTCAGCCGTCTCGGACACTGCTGGCTCGAAACCGCTTCGGCCTGCCTGTACCATCGTCCGGACGAACTCGCTTTGACTCATATCCAACTCCTCGGCGTGGGCCTGCCACTGTTCCTTCTGATAGGCCGGAATGTACGTTCGAACCGTCGTTCGCTCACTGTCACTGGACACAGTTTCCCCTCGGACGCCGGGAACTTCAATGTAGTCCCACATTCAGAGATAAAAGCCTTTATTTGGGTATATGATACCCTATTTCGCCGCATATGTGGCAGATATTCTATAATTTTGCGGAAATATAAGCATACACTCACAAATATAATAAATGCCAGAAAGCTGGCCCCATTTGTTGGTTCGCCCAGACGGGGGTTGATCTGGCACGCCGTGAAGTGTCGATACGGTACTCCGAATGACCTGGCTGCCCTGCGCGGTTGCTTCTTTGGCCGTCTCACGCACAAACATCCGCGGCCCCAATGACACATGTGCTGCCGCTGTTGGCATCCTACGGTGAAACAGTTCGGTCCTCTCCGTAGACACCCCAACCGGTCACTGAGCTCTTGGCAGACTATTCTAGTATGCTGGGCGACACCATCTCTCGCACTACTCTCTGAGACGCTGCGATTCCAACAGTCGTGGTCGTCCTATCCAAAGCTATGCATCTATTTGCATGTTTTACTGGCGTTTCAGACTCGTTTCCGACACTGTGCGGCTGGCGGAATCGCACTGCAGACGGTCCTGCTACGGTGTTGTCCGGCCTGTCCCGCCACACGCAGAGAGTCTTAGTCGGCCACGCTCCGACTTGCCATCAACATCCACTGTCCACACCATCTCCGTATAGCAATTCCAGCAGGCACGACGTACTGCTTTTCCTCGTGACTGCGCGGTTCCCGGGATCGCTTCCAGCACAGTCGCTAGAAACGCTTACGACTGTCTCGATCCTCCCGGAAATCGTCCGGAAAACTCCACCTTCAGCGGTTCCGGAAGGCTTCGTTTCTCAGATAGTCGCTGTATTTTCGCGTCATTTCATTGCGTCACTGACCATCTCATGACTTTTGTACAGACCTATTTGCCTGTCGTGATGGTGTAGCTGCCTTGCCACTCCCTGGGCGGCCGTGTCGTCGGGCAGTTGCGTGTCCTCCGCCAGAAGCAGTCATCAGTAAGCTCGGAAGAGGCACCCGGTGTTTCGTACCACAACCCAACGACTCTATCCCGTGTTGTCGAGCTACTTCGGGTTAGCAGCGATGTAGAACTGGAAACATCCTGTGGTTGTCTGCTCACAGTGAACTTCCGATCAGCATCTCAGGCCCTCGGGACTGCCAATCTCTTTTATCGCTCTACGATATGCTGCGAATGCTGCCCTTGCGTACACGCCCGTTGCCCTCGTTGCAACGGAAATCCGGTAGGTGTTCTGCAACCGATGTCCTCCGTCTGGAAGACTTTCTTCGTCTTCAAGTATTCGTGCCACGTGTCGCTGTTCCGTGTCACCTATTGAGTAGCAGGCCATCGAAAAAACATCGCACTGTCTTGGGGCGGTCTGTACGACTCTGTCCGCTCCTGTATAGTACCACCAAGCGTCCGATCGCTGGGACGCAACATCGAGCTATAGAGTACCGAACCGAAACCCTCCTGCATTAGCGTGTCGAGACTGAAACTAGCGATATGCGTTCCCGACGACACGCGTCCGCTCAGGTGGGTGAGTCCGGTGGCTAACGACGCACTTGTTCTTTTGTTCATGATTGCGATCGTTCTGGTAGTCATGATTGTGACCCTTATTGGTGGGTTCTATCTGGTTAAGTATCTCGTCGAGCGCACGTTCAATTCGTAAGCGTGGCTCACCAAAGCGCTCTAACTAGCTGACACTTTAATTACTATCGGTAATTCCGATGGCCGCCCCAGTGATGTACTCGGAACAAGTAAACTGCATATGACTATATGAATTAAGGGACAATCAGTCCTGCACAGGTTCGGAACGTGGAACCTACAAACCGAGATATTTCTAATATTTATTATAGGGAGTTAATACCTCATGAGTTATTGAAGCGCCCCAAGGCTGTAGATCAGCAAACAAACAGCGTCAACTAATGCCAGTTTCTTAAATAATATGCCCTGTGAAATCCTCGTTGGGTAACACACTCCTGTCCCGTTCCAGTCAATACAATGATTGTAACTCAAAGGCCACAAATGTCACAGGTTGGCCGAGACCCACTTCGGGGTTGAAACTAAAGGCGTCAAAAGGATACACTACCGATTGTCAGCCGTTGGGTCGGCTTCCTCATTCACCAAGCGATACACTCCGAGCACTAATAGGACTATCCCAGCGAGCCCAGCCCCGTAGCCGAGTGCATCCACGAGGCCACAGAGTTTGCATCTTGAGGCGGTGATTATACTGTATACCGTCCCGTTTTTTTCCACAAGGGCAGTGGCCGATGTGTCTCCAGTTGGATACTCGAAATCTGGCGGTGACTGATACACCCGAATAAATTCATCAGCACGAAGTCCTTGGTCAAACAACTCTTGGCCCCCCTCTGAAAGGTCACTGTACCTGAGCACCTCATCATCGGGAGAGACAACCGATTCATCCACCTCCGTGACGAGAACTTGGGTTCCCGTATCGGGGGCAACAAAAAGGAGTAGGCCAGATATGACGAGTGCTGCTACTCCAATTATAATGAGAGCCCGGCCGCTGAATCGAAATCCTGCTGGTGATCCCATTTTGTAGCCTGTCTGGAATGAATAAAGTATGTTTTCTAGATTCCTAATACGTCAGCTGAGGTAGCAAGCGCATCTTCCGTGCAAGAACTTATATCGGTTATGGCACCGTTGGCCTCCTGTTCGGGATTACCCGAGCGGTTGTCGCAAGGTGGTGGGTTCCCCGATGCGATAGCGGTTGCATACCAGATTTGTGCTGGTGATGCGTTATTGTGTGAAGTGATTTCACCAAGAGAGTGGTCCTTGGAATGAGCTTGGGAACAACCGCTGACGGTGTATCAATATTATCCACCAGAGGCGAGTGGAGGGCATTGTGGATGACAGTGAGCTCAAATTTATCATTTCGACCCACTAGACGCGACCGCGTAAGTTCCGGGTTCATCCGAAATCGGTAGTAACACGTCCGGTATTTCGACCTTTTTTTACGATCATTCTTCTGTAAATCGTAGTTCTCTGTATCGATTGTGCTGGCGAGCAATTGTTTCTGCAGCTAGTAGCTCGAATCCCGGCTTCTCTCCCTGTTTGTCTGTTATTACCCCTACCCTCAGAATCTGTGAGTCCGTATTCGGATTGGAGATCCGCCCCCCAGTAGAAGGCATCTGGTGTAGCATGTCGGCAGCGATCTGAACGGACCGAGCCGGGATAGTTCATCCTCGTGGCGAGGATATCTCTTCTCACGAGCCACTCGAATTCAGCGTTAGGCTCCCGTGAAAACGATGGCTGTCAACCGAAACCAGCGATGTATGGTCGACCGACCCGGACTTCCGCTAGAACACCTGTCAGTCTCGGTTTCTTCCGGTCGCTACGCCCAGAACCGTCGTCTCAGCGTCGAAATACGCCGGCGCGTCGGTTTCGATTTCGAATTCAAGAACGGTTTCGAGATCGCCAGAGTCTTCGGCGAATTGCTCTGCAAGATCTGTATATCCCTCAGCGAGTGTCCGGTATTCCTCTATTGTTGCCTGTTTCGATTGCGCTCGCTCCTGCTTAGCCTCGATTTCGCCGATAGTAGCTTCCGTATCACTGTCGGGGCGCTCGGAACTCTCGGTCAATGTCGCGCGAGCGTTGGCAGTGTCCTGTTCGATTTCTTCGAGCAAATCGGAGAGCACCGCGCTCTGTCGATCTATGTGACCCGCAAGAATCGCAGCCTGTGTTCGACAGTACTCGGCGAGTTCAGCCCGTGAAATATCGCCTACGTCGTCGCTCATTGAATGCGGTACGTCGCCAGCGCGAAAGTCGGTTTCGGTGAAAGCGGCGACGCGGGTTACTCTTCTTCCTCTTCACCGAGACTCTGTGACGGACCACCCGAGAAGACGAACTCGTGTTCGGCCTCGGTTTCGAAGCGGTTCAGGATGTCACCGAGTGGCTTCGCGTAGCGTTTGAGCTGTTCGGCCCGCGAAGACACCTCGTTGAGCTCTGCGGCCTGCTCTTCAGCTGCGCCAGCGACGGTCTGAGTCTCGGCCATCATCTGGTCACTCGTTTCAGCGGCCGACTGCAGTGTCGTTGCAACCGTTCGGAACCGGTCAAGTGAGTCACCCAGATCGATGTCCGGATTGTCCGCGTCCAGTTCTTCTAGCGTGTCCACGAGGGTGTCGAGGTCCTCCGAGATGGTAGCGAGACGATCCTTCTGATCGTAGGCGTCGTCGGAGATTTTCTGTGTCGATTCGGCGACCTGCTCGGACGCGTCACGGACGGACTCCGCACTGGACAGAACGACATCCCCGGATTCCGCGACTTCATCGGCGAAGCTGTTGAGCTGGCCGATTGTCTTTTCGAGTTCGTCGACCATACCGTTGAACTCGCTGGCGATACGATCCATCGATTCGTTCTCGCCGTCGGTGGCCATCCGCTCGGTGAGGTTTCCAGCGGCCGTCTCCTCCATCACGTCGGAGAACTCCTCGGCCTTCTTCTGGAGATACTTGTTAACTTCGAGGGCTTCGGCCCGGGAAACTTCCGCCTCTTTCTGTGCACGCTCGGCCTCGTTGATCTGCTGTTTGAGCGCGTCACGCATATCAGCGAACCCGCTGTACAGGCGGCCCACGTTGTCGATGCGGCTGGTAGCGATATCGACGTCGAGGTTCCCCTGTCGCATCTGGTCCGTTTTTCGGGTCAGGCGGTCAATCGACGTCGCCGTGTTGTATCCGAGTATCGCACCGACACCCGCAATGAGCAACACCATCAGTGCCG
Proteins encoded in this window:
- a CDS encoding amino acid ABC transporter permease, whose translation is MSTAESTTSPNPGLRDRVGTVFTIRPLTVGLALFWVWVLARWTTDFVLAGLLGLDRGTPFIPAAPFLTTADTISSLAASLGAAGAPLAWVADTLRFAADATAYLPALAQGIWTTVLLTVFSVCLGFTLALPLSVVRVYGGRWARWLALSYTELIRGTPLLAQLFVLYFATSLTQVLRGVPGVGVGFVPAQAFWVAVISFTLNSAAYQSEYLRASLESVDGGQLTAARAIGLSKLEGIRYVVVPQGLRLALPSWTNELVYLIKYSSLASFITVQELYGRTSTIANETYQYTELFVLVAILYLALVVSASALMDRVESHTATAGVGHTR
- a CDS encoding transcriptional regulator, coding for MSHADSAGARLTLDLWHPNCWAIEATDRTDGGILAHTVQQTVQSSTVSVNGVFTVYGATKSAVEDCLDAVRASPHAGEIQELQARIGHKRDAPGTVVRQFLLEYDPDELVCPTLLEHGFVHSAPVRIEDGRERWQVSFTGERPEIQSALDAVEADADADVSVESIVTPDSDSDRSVGRLRTDSLTPAQRRAFEAAREAGYYQWPRGISVRELAAQMDISKTTLLEHLRTAESKLLDPE
- a CDS encoding integrase, producing MSTDTATPDAESDPIGYFLDDIRYHGKSDRTRASYERVLRDFESYLSDSSQPLPVQEASHRDCMAYVHSIRGDAEESTVATYASYLHRFFAYMTQVGVFDSNPMTLVMEEMDESINTDPTRREVDLQSMRAFVDSISHPLERAITVTLLKTGMRAGELCNLDIRDLNLDTPGPRPDIPVRPGLDGRPDSLFIAADPTRGEASNGEERTASNKRKRETTIPVDAELGAVLRRWLAIRPDTQSPAAPLFVSTSDSWGERLTPNMVHHIVESHAREFGWYTDGGGAEENVTPHYFRHFFTTHLRDRTGDRGVVKYLRGDVAQDVIDTYTHEWGTRVRDVYEAEIYSLL